TttcaagaaaaactaaagatACAAATAAGCATCCAAAAGACAGCAGTTTACAACAAGAACAAGCATTAGGATTTAACAAAAAGATGAAAATGTAGCATTTCTATGACAAATTCCCACCACTTTGCTGCCACAAATTGATAATATCAGTAGCTTGATTAAGTAAAATAATCATCCTTTTCTGCGATATCCATGGTTTACTTTCAAGCATTGATTTCAGTTCTTCCCAAGCATCTTTCCTTGGCCAAAAATAATAAGGACTCAATGGAATTGTACCATGACCAGGTATCACTTGATCAAGTGCTAATCCAATATTCTTCTCCAACCAAACAAACTTCAGTACTAGTCTTGGCTTCTCAAATGCCTTCACTACCACACCAAGTTTCTGcaaaaaaagatgaaacaaaaaaaaagtcaatGAAGGTCAATCAAAGTCAGAGCTTGGATGAAAATTGCTGAACAAACCTGGGATTCATCATCTGTGTCTTCTggcacttcttcttcttcggttGACGATGCTTCTTCTTCCACAACGGCTTCAGCTGCAGATGCTGATGAAGAAAATTTAGTTTCTCTAGAACCATCAAGCTTTAAGGTAGAGAAATGGAAAGAATTGATTTTGGGGTTGATTGAGATTGAAGATTTAAAGGGTTTAAAGAGGGGTTTTTGCAGAGGTAATGAAGAATGTGTTACAACAGATGTATTGATACTTGCTGCCATGGATAACATCTTCAATTTCTAGATAGAAAAAGAGAGATACAAAATAG
This genomic stretch from Papaver somniferum cultivar HN1 chromosome 5, ASM357369v1, whole genome shotgun sequence harbors:
- the LOC113281979 gene encoding 30S ribosomal protein 3, chloroplastic-like, whose translation is MLSMAASINTSVVTHSSLPLQKPLFKPFKSSISINPKINSFHFSTLKLDGSRETKFSSSASAAEAVVEEEASSTEEEEVPEDTDDESQKLGVVVKAFEKPRLVLKFVWLEKNIGLALDQVIPGHGTIPLSPYYFWPRKDAWEELKSMLESKPWISQKRMIILLNQATDIINLWQQSGGNLS